A genomic region of Solanum dulcamara chromosome 2, daSolDulc1.2, whole genome shotgun sequence contains the following coding sequences:
- the LOC129880166 gene encoding pentatricopeptide repeat-containing protein At4g32450, mitochondrial-like, whose product MYRSRATILTSKSLRTLSKVRRQSHHLESLKFVTFSRNISTATQISEIDNYSELKGGNSSDFQQNPDGVFNYSSNNTGSLNKLSWKGQEWAYNQQLSRSTEGGGSYSGNSRRIEQNPCGVYPQKPRTEFREPKDTNRFQQNPHAENGNFSSGYVNVSSRNEFQQTVGRNGSLSSSSNDFASRKDYQSDVVHNISDSGYHGENSSNLLRSSRFEGGLEAQPSQNGVYGQYQQNLTGYYGGKSEMSQQNFSGSYTRNVGVPQQNPPNYDPGNVRNVQSENSETYPRNASGYNMERHTNSSGYSREMMGGYQQNLSGFNPSSAGHQASYQSQNGIVGHQEMRSSTPVEQSIDSADSSSKKGSVDELDDFCKDVKIKEAVEVLHLLEQQHVTVDLSRYIMLMDVCSEDKSLEDAKSIHEHLVRSHPHLDIKMYNKILEMYGKCGSINDAFLVFRKMPQRNLTSWDTMITWLGKNGLGEDAIELFGEFKKTGMKPDGQMFLGVFHACSVVGDIVEGMLHFESMSKDYDIVLSMEQYVGVVDMLGSTGYLDEAMEFIERMPIDPSIEVWETMMNLCRIHGNLELGDRCAEIVELLDPSRLDEQSKAGFLDVKASDIAKEKEKKKSAQSLLEARSKVHEYRAGDRSHPDHEKIYALLRGLKQLMKEDGYIPETKFVLHDVDQETKEDALMAHSERLAFAQGLMNSSARSPIRIIKNLRVCGDCHNALKIASKLVGREIIMRDAKRFHHLKDGLCSCRDYW is encoded by the coding sequence ATGTATAGAAGTAGAGCCACCATACTCACATCCAAATCATTGAGAACTCTATCAAAGGTACGCAGACAATCTCATCATTTAGAATCGTTAAAGTTCGTTACTTTTTCAAGAAATATCAGCACTGCTACTCAAATATCTGAGATTGACAACTATAGTGAGTTGAAGGGGGGAAATAGCAGTGATTTTCAGCAAAATCCAGATGGGGTTTTCAATTATAGCTCGAATAATACGGGTTCTTTGAATAAACTAAGCTGGAAGGGTCAGGAATGGGCATATAATCAGCAGTTGTCTCGTAGCACGGAAGGCGGCGGGAGTTATAGTGGAAATTCTAGGAGAATCGAGCAGAACCCTTGTGGGGTTTATCCGCAAAAACCTAGAACTGAATTTCGAGAACCAAAGGATACCAATAGGTTTCAGCAGAACCCGCATGCGGAAAATGGGAACTTTTCATCTGGGTATGTTAATGTTTCATCTAGAAATGAGTTTCAGCAAACTGTTGGGAGAAATGGGAGTTTATCCTCAAGCAGTAATGATTTCGCTTCTCGAAAGGATTATCAAAGTGATGTAGTTCATAATATAAGTGATAGTGGTTACCATGGTGAAAATTCGTCAAATTTGCTGCGTAGTTCCAGGTTTGAGGGAGGTTTAGAAGCTCAGCCAAGTCAAAATGGAGTATATGGACAGTATCAACAGAATTTAACTGGTTATTATGGTGGAAAGAGTGAAATGTCACAGCAGAATTTCAGTGGCAGTTACACGAGAAACGTAGGAGTGCCTCAGCAAAACCCTCCCAATTATGACCCTGGAAATGTAAGGAATGTTCAATCTGAAAATTCTGAAACGTATCCACGAAATGCAAGTGGGTATAACATGGAAAGGCATACGAATTCAAGTGGCTACTCAAGGGAAATGATGGGGGGATATCAGCAAAACTTAAGCGGCTTTAACCCTTCTAGTGCTGGACATCAAGCTTCTTATCAATCTCAGAATGGAATAGTAGGCCATCAAGAAATGAGAAGTTCAACACCTGTTGAACAGTCGATTGATTCTGCTGATAGCAGCAGTAAAAAAGGTTCAGTTGATGAGCTCGATGACTTCTGTAAAGATGTCAAAATAAAGGAGGCAGTAGAAGTTTTGCATTTGTTGGAGCAGCAACATGTCACAGTCGATTTGTCTCGATATATTATGTTGATGGATGTGTGTAGTGAGGATAAATCCCTTGAGGATGCTAAATCAATTCATGAGCACCTTGTGAGATCTCATCCTCATCTTGACATCAAAATGTACAATAAGATTCTTGAAATGTATGGAAAATGTGGCTCCATCAATGATGCCTTCTTGGTGTTTCGAAAAATGCCTCAGCGTAATCTGACTTCTTGGGACACAATGATTACATGGCTTGGTAAGAATGGACTTGGAGAAGATGCAATAGAATTGTTCGGGGAATTCAAGAAAACTGGGATGAAACCTGATGGCCAAATGTTTCTAGGAGTCTTCCATGCTTGTAGTGTTGTTGGTGATATAGTTGAGGGTATGTTGCACTTTGAATCAATGAGTAAGGATTATGACATTGTTCTCTCCATGGAGCAATATGTGGGAGTGGTAGATATGCTGGGAAGTACGGGATATCTTGATGAagctatggagttcattgaaaGGATGCCTATAGACCCAAGTATTGAAGTATGGGAAACCATGATGAATCTCTGTAGAATTCACGGGAACTTGGAGCTTGGGGATCGTTGTGCTGAGATTGTTGAGCTCCTAGACCCATCTCGTTTGGATGAACAGTCAAAGGCAGGTTTTTTGGATGTAAAAGCATCAGACATCGCTAaggagaaagagaagaagaaatctGCCCAAAGTCTTCTTGAGGCTAGAAGCAAAGTTCATGAATATCGTGCAGGGGATAGGTCACATCCCGATCATGAGAAGATATATGCATTGCTTAGGGGTTTAAAGCAGCTAATGAAGGAGGATGGTTATATACCAGAGACTAAGTTTGTGTTACATGACGTAGACCAAGAAACTAAAGAGGACGCTTTAATGGCTCACAGCGAGAGATTGGCTTTTGCTCAAGGTCTTATGAATAGCTCTGCACGATCACCAATCCGGATTATAAAGAATCTGCGTGTCTGTGGTGATTGCCATAATGCATTGAAGATTGCTTCAAAGCTTGTTGGTCGGGAAATTATCATGCGAGATGCTAagagatttcatcatttaaaagaTGGATTGTGCTCGTGTCGGGATTATTGGTGA
- the LOC129874943 gene encoding mitochondrial uncoupling protein 3, whose translation MKAQEVTDGRRTHTTKIAVTAMSAMAAETATFPVDLIKTRLQLHGESLSSSRRTSAVRLVLEILRNDGILGLYKGLPPAIIRHMFYTPIRIVNYEFMRNFLVPADHTLSLSSKAIIGGISGVIAQVVASPADLVKVRMQADSRMVSQGLQPLYCGSFDAFNKIIRTEGVGGLWKGVLPNVQRAFLVNMGELACYDHAKRFVINNNIANDNIYAHTLSSIMSGLSATTLSCPVDVIKTRMMNQAADKQGNCKYKNSYDCLVKTVKVEGLKALWKGFFPTWARLGPWQFVFWVSYEKFRQIAGLSSF comes from the exons ATGAAAGCCCAGGAGGTTACCGATGGCCGGAGGACCCATACAACAAAGATAGCGGTAACGGCGATGTCGGCAATGGCGGCGGAAACGGCGACGTTTCCGGTTGACCTCATCAAGACGAGGCTTCAACTCCATGGTGAATCTCTCTCCTCGTCTCGACGGACATCAGCCGTTCGATTAGTGTTAGAGATCTTACGGAACGACGGCATTTTAGGACTATACAAGGGATTGCCACCGGCAATTATAAGGCATATGTTTTACACTCCAATTCGAATCgtaaattatgaatttatgagGAACTTTTTGGTTCCTGCCGATCATACTCTTTCTCTGTCAAGCAAAGCCATTATTGGTGGAATATCTGGTGTTATTGCTCAG GTTGTGGCAAGCCCAGCTGATCTTGTCAAAGTTAGGATGCAAGCAGACAGTAGAATGGTAAGTCAGGGTCTGCAACCTCTATATTGCGGGTCATTTGATGCTTTCAACAAGATTATTCGAACTGAAGGCGTTGGAGGACTTTGGAAAGGTGTGCTCCCAAATGTCCAGAGAGCTTTTTTAGTTAACATGGGAGAACTGGCGTGCTATGATCATGCAAAGCGCTTTGTGATCAATAACAACATAgcaaatgataatatatatgcACACACTTTATCATCTATAATGTCAGGCCTGTCAGCAACTACATTGAGCTGTCCAGTAGATGTAATTAAGACAAGAATGATGAATCAGGCTGCTGATAAGCAAGGAAATTGTAAATATAAAAACTCCTACGATTGTCTTGTCAAAACTGTTAAAGTTGAAGGACTCAAAGCATTGTGGAAGGGATTCTTTCCTACATGGGCTAGGCTTGGCCCTTGGCAATTTGTATTCTGGGTATCATATGAGAAATTCCGACAAATTGCTGGTCTCTCTTCATTCTAA